Proteins from a genomic interval of Zonotrichia leucophrys gambelii isolate GWCS_2022_RI chromosome 5, RI_Zleu_2.0, whole genome shotgun sequence:
- the HARBI1 gene encoding putative nuclease HARBI1 isoform X2 gives MAVPIAVLDCDLLLYGRGHRTLDRFKLEDVTDEYLVSTYGFPRQFICYLVDLLGATLSRPTQRSRAISPETQILAALGFYTSGSFQTRMGDAMGISQASMSRCVANVTEALVERASQFIHFPKDEATVQTLKDDFYALAGMPGVLGVVDCTHVAIKAPNAEDLSYVNRKGLHSLNCLMVCDSRGVLLSAETHWPGSLPDCTVLEQAALTSQFETELHKDGWLLGDSSFLLRTWLLTPLHIPETPAEYRYNMAHSATHNVIERTFRTIRSRFRCLDGSKGTLQYSPEKSSHIILACCVLHNISLQHGLDVWSAPATGHMEQSEEEYEQMESVDSEACRVRQELLLTHFS, from the exons ATGGCCGTACCTATCGCGGTTCTTGACTGCGACCTCTTGCTCTATGGCCGCGGACACAGGACTTTGGATCGCTTCAAGCTGGAGGATGTCACGGATGAGTATCTAGTATCCACGTACGGCTTTCCCCGACAGTTCATTTGCTACCTGGTGGATCTCCTGGGAGCCACGCTCTCACGCCCTACACAGCGATCCAGGGCCATCAGTCCAGAGACGCAAATCCTTGCTGCGTTGGGTTTCTATACCTCTGGCTCCTTCCAGACTCGCATGGGGGATGCTATGGGCATTAGCCAAGCCTCGATGAGCCGCTGTGTTGCCAATGTAACCGAGGCACTGGTGGAAAGAGCCTCACAGTTCATTCACTTTCCTAAAGATGAAGCTACTGTACAGACCCTGAAGGATGACTTTTATGCGCTGGCAGGAATGCCGGGAGTGCTGGGGGTGGTTGACTGCACCCACGTGGCAATCAAAGCGCCAAATGCTGAGGACCTGTCCTATGTGAACCGAAAGGGTCTCCATTCCCTGAACTGCCTCATGGTGTGTGATTCCAGAGGAGTCCTCCTTAGTGCTGAAACGCACTGGCCAGGCAGCCTGCCTGACTGCACGGTGTTAGAGCAGGCGGCCCTCACAAGCCAGTTTGAAACTGAGCTACATAAAGACGGCTGGCTACTTG GTgacagctccttcctgctgcgGACGTGGCTGCTGACCCCTCTGCACATTCCCGAGACGCCCGCCGAGTACCGCTACAACATGGCCCATTCCGCCACTCACAACGTCATCGAGCGCACCTTCAGAACCATTCGCTCGCGGTTCCGCTGCCTCGACGGCTCCAAAGGCACCCTGCAGTATTCTCCAGAGAAGTCCAGCCACATCATTCTGGCCTGCTGCGTGCTTCATAACATCTCCCTGCAGCATGGGCTGGACGTGTGGTCTGCACCAGCCACGGGACACATGGAACAGTCGGAAGAAGAATACGAGCAAATGGAATCGGTGGACTCGGAAGCCTGTCGTGTTCGTCAGGAGCTTTTACTTACTCATTTTAGCTAA
- the HARBI1 gene encoding putative nuclease HARBI1 isoform X1 produces the protein MRGRTGGGRLGAAAGPVKPLGKPCQRGAPGLWPSAMAVPIAVLDCDLLLYGRGHRTLDRFKLEDVTDEYLVSTYGFPRQFICYLVDLLGATLSRPTQRSRAISPETQILAALGFYTSGSFQTRMGDAMGISQASMSRCVANVTEALVERASQFIHFPKDEATVQTLKDDFYALAGMPGVLGVVDCTHVAIKAPNAEDLSYVNRKGLHSLNCLMVCDSRGVLLSAETHWPGSLPDCTVLEQAALTSQFETELHKDGWLLGDSSFLLRTWLLTPLHIPETPAEYRYNMAHSATHNVIERTFRTIRSRFRCLDGSKGTLQYSPEKSSHIILACCVLHNISLQHGLDVWSAPATGHMEQSEEEYEQMESVDSEACRVRQELLLTHFS, from the exons ATGCGGGGCCGGACCGGCGGAGGCCGCCTgggagcggccgcggggccg GTGAAGCCTCTGGGAAAGCCCTGTCAGAGGGGAGCCCCAGGCCTCTGGCCTTCAGCCATGGCCGTACCTATCGCGGTTCTTGACTGCGACCTCTTGCTCTATGGCCGCGGACACAGGACTTTGGATCGCTTCAAGCTGGAGGATGTCACGGATGAGTATCTAGTATCCACGTACGGCTTTCCCCGACAGTTCATTTGCTACCTGGTGGATCTCCTGGGAGCCACGCTCTCACGCCCTACACAGCGATCCAGGGCCATCAGTCCAGAGACGCAAATCCTTGCTGCGTTGGGTTTCTATACCTCTGGCTCCTTCCAGACTCGCATGGGGGATGCTATGGGCATTAGCCAAGCCTCGATGAGCCGCTGTGTTGCCAATGTAACCGAGGCACTGGTGGAAAGAGCCTCACAGTTCATTCACTTTCCTAAAGATGAAGCTACTGTACAGACCCTGAAGGATGACTTTTATGCGCTGGCAGGAATGCCGGGAGTGCTGGGGGTGGTTGACTGCACCCACGTGGCAATCAAAGCGCCAAATGCTGAGGACCTGTCCTATGTGAACCGAAAGGGTCTCCATTCCCTGAACTGCCTCATGGTGTGTGATTCCAGAGGAGTCCTCCTTAGTGCTGAAACGCACTGGCCAGGCAGCCTGCCTGACTGCACGGTGTTAGAGCAGGCGGCCCTCACAAGCCAGTTTGAAACTGAGCTACATAAAGACGGCTGGCTACTTG GTgacagctccttcctgctgcgGACGTGGCTGCTGACCCCTCTGCACATTCCCGAGACGCCCGCCGAGTACCGCTACAACATGGCCCATTCCGCCACTCACAACGTCATCGAGCGCACCTTCAGAACCATTCGCTCGCGGTTCCGCTGCCTCGACGGCTCCAAAGGCACCCTGCAGTATTCTCCAGAGAAGTCCAGCCACATCATTCTGGCCTGCTGCGTGCTTCATAACATCTCCCTGCAGCATGGGCTGGACGTGTGGTCTGCACCAGCCACGGGACACATGGAACAGTCGGAAGAAGAATACGAGCAAATGGAATCGGTGGACTCGGAAGCCTGTCGTGTTCGTCAGGAGCTTTTACTTACTCATTTTAGCTAA